From the Papaver somniferum cultivar HN1 chromosome 2, ASM357369v1, whole genome shotgun sequence genome, the window GATTTGGCTAACATTCAGAAGTGTAAGCTGAACGATCTTGTACATTATGTAGCACGTACTGTTGCTGGAAATGCTGGGTGCTCAACTTTAAGAGTCAATGAGGTAGTAAGTTTTTCTGAAATTCGACGTTTGCATTTAGTTTTTGATGAAGATATGCCGAGAAGGTTTCCAGAGGTTGGTATTTATAAAGATAGATTACGCTCATTAGTTGCCCTTGAAGTAGGAGACTGTGACAAAATTCAAAATGTTTTTCCGAATAGGAATTTGCGCGTATTATACTCGAGTGGTTCAACGATTCAAAAAGTACCGGCTTTGTTTTCAAAGTTGAGACATTTAAGATATCTTAACCTCTCGGGCTGTTCTAATCTTGATGTATTGGATGATCAGTCTGTCAAGAATCTCTATAATCTGCAGACATTGGTATTAAACCGCTGCACCACCCTTTCGGAACTTCCTGAAGGCATTGGATCAATGAGAAGCTCGAGGCACCTTGATATTTCGTACACAGGAATAAAAGTATTGCCTATGTCAGTCACTAGTCTCCAGAACTTGCGAACATTGGATGTCTCTAATTGCACAACTTTTGAAGGTTTACCTGAAAACGTCGGAGCTTTGAAAGATCTACGGAGCCTTAATCTTTCACATACAGGAATAAAAATATTACCTACTTCAGTTACTAGTCTCCAAAATTTGCGAGCATTAAACGTCTCTAATTGCACAAATATTGGATCTTTGAAAGATCTACGGAGCCTTGATATTTCACATACAAAGGTGAGTAGATTACCAGACTCTATCAGTGGTCTTGAAAGATTGATGACGCTTAGATTGCACTCATGTCCCAACCTCGAAGATTTGCCTAAAGGAATTGAAGCATTGAAATGTATTTAAGGTTTGGTACGAAGGTCAAAGTAGTACCAAAGTTCCCTTCTTAACGGAAGGGAAGACTGTAGGTTTCCTCAAGAGCCTTAAAGTACTTCATGCctggtttttccttcttctttttttcacgtCTTTTCTAATATGCTCGGAGAGTTTATACATGTTTTTGAGTTTCTATTAATCTTTCCAACGGGTGTATGAATCCTCGCATATATTAGAATTCCAAAATTCTTGGATTCAGTTTATGTGTTGATAATGTAAGTGCGTATACAAATGTACCCCGTTTTTTTTGGAATTTACAAATGTACTCCTGTTTTGACCTTTTTTTGATAAAACGGTAAACGGAGAGTTATCCTTCGTGTCAGCAGTTAAGTCCACTTGAAAAGACCTTTTTAATCCTCCAAATCGCTGAGTTGACAAATAACCTATTAACTCAGTTCAAATCGCAGATTTCACTGTTCATTGAAACctttgttgtgatttcttcttgaTGTTTTAGATTTACACTTAAATCCcacaatcaatataatcaaaaaATTAGACTAAAGGGAAGGGATAGAGATTAACTGTTAAGGAGGTCAAAATCAAATCTTTGGAGAATAATTTGTATACGTAAAGAGAGCATGATTGATAAGGGCTGATATCGAAATTACTGGGGGCTGATACCATTTAGCCGATCCACGGTGAGGATTGCTTAAGacttttttgtcctatatgaaatgGTATCATCCCCTAACAATTTGGTATCAGCCTATATCAATTgtgaaagagggagaaaaaaataAAGACTAATTAAATTGGTAGATTTCTGTTAACATGTATTACAATTTGGTATCAGCCTATATCAATTgtgaaagagggagaaaaaaataAAGACTAATTAAATTCTGAGATTTCTGTTAACATGTATTAAATTGGTTAATTACCTGAGACATAATTAACCAAATAAAATAGTTCATGTGCTTTCCTATCTAAATAACCGCAAACTAGTGTGATACCAAATGAAAACAAATGGAAAAGCATAATATAAACCTGTCCATGAGTCCATCTGTTTGCAGCTGCATGGAGACCTCAACTGCTAGATAGATAAATTAGAACAAAGTGCGACGGAAAAAAGATTCCAGTTAATACTTTACAAACCAAGGTATAGAGCAACAAGAACCATTGAGTACCTGCAGGAAGAAAGAGTTAATACAGACAGATACAGATAAATTAGAACCATTGATATACATATAATACAGACAGATACAGAAAAATCTATCCGAATTTGCACTTTCCCTGACGAATAAACTTGAGGCTTGTTATAAAAGCTTTGGTGCCAAAGTTACTAGAACCTACCAAAAGTAAACATTCTCTATAAACATACAGTAAGTTTTTCTCAAATAACATAGCACTAAAATGCTTATCCGGATTAACAAATTATGCTACTTTCATTAACAACAGAGGGCAACGAGACTCAACAATACTCATTCAAAAGCCTTCCACAAGTGGACATACAAAGTGAACAcattcaagaacaacaacattaaGAATCAAAATATACTTACCAAGATGGTATCAAATTGGCAGCCACATATAACTAATATCCAGTACTACCCAGAAAAGCATTCTTCGACCCCCAACATCCTAACTGTTGCCGAAGAAAATAACGAGAAAAAGTAAATGATACGTACAAAATCCCCAATGTTGTAGTTCCCAAATGTTGCTCCtgaaaccaataaaaataaaaaaaatcagcaaatcccCAGATCTAATTGGCATCTGCAGCCGCAGGAACATAATTATTACTCCATACTGACCCGTGATACAGTATAGTGAAACTAGTCATCAATGCATACACTGGACACTATGGATGTGAGAATAGTTGCACATGAATGTGTACCACTCAGCCTTAGTGCCTGTATGTTTCCTAAGCAACTCATCCAAGTTATAGATGATAACTCCAGGCATGAGAATATGCTTGGTCAAATAAAATGACTTATTTTTGAATAGTGTAAAAGCTTTCTATAATTAATTAGCTTTCATTCCATTGCCGAATTGATTCGATCATGTTACTGTCTAAGGACTAAGATGGTTAAAGGCTTAGTGGAGATGGTGACACTGAGACATGTTCTGAACTCTAATGTACCAGTTAATTACTTAATAAATAATAAGCCAAGACACAAGCTCTCGATGAACGCCAATGTGGTCCAGAGATGACGTAACAAATATCTGTGAATATCAAAGTGAAACATGACACTAAGAAAGGCAAGACTTACTTTAAAACTTCCGAGTTGTGATCAAAATTAAATTCACACATTAAGATATTCAAAAGCAAAGAAAAATATCACAAGAAAACCTACAACAGAACTGTTCATCACGATCGAGATTCATGGTTCCACTCTACCAGATCAATCAATGTCAAAACATGAGCTTATATatagcaaaacaagaaaatattatGCCATGTAACCATGAATAAGCTAGGTGTGATAATAAAAACAACGCGATGATTTCCTTTGAGCATTATTTAAAAGTAGAAGAGTTGTGATAAACTTAATTGTCATATAAGATATCTAACTGAGACTATCAATATGAGCAGGTAAATTATACTATCTTGAATCTATACATTGGAATCATCTTCCACATATCACTACAGAGAATCAAATTAACGCAGTAATTCTAGTATGAAAAGAGCTCTGACATGCTGTCTTTGTGATGGGATATATCCTAGAGTACTTAACCAAATTACACTTGTGATACCATTTTATAATCCAAATTTTCATAATCCAATATTAATTCTAGGTGTTTACTAAATACCCAATTCATCAATTCATGGAAAGGGCTATAATGAAACCCCTATCATTACTGAAATGAATAAAGAAAGCAAGAAGAACTTTACATTTGTTTCTTTTGGAATTTTTCTCAAACACTTGCTATGCAGTTTTGCTAGTGTTGGCCTTAAACCTCCATAGCCTGTATAAACCCCAAAATCAGTTGTTATAAAGACCTTGACTattctcaaaactgaaactaACCATACTTAAGCTACAATTTACACATGAAGGTTTTTCAATCTTCAATTTTTAATTTAACTCTCAATTTTTTATCCCATTTGAAAATCGCAATCTACATATTTCAAGTAGCAGTacccgtcaaaaaaaaaaaaatcgagcaCGACAAGAACACATCAGCACCGTCACCACCAGCAACTTCGAGCGAGAACCCCATCAAAAACACAACAGCAACCAAATCATTACGCCGCCAAGCACCATCTCTCCCACTGCTATATCTTCACCAAATAAACAACGCAAACGCAATCATTTGAAACAAACCCCTAAGTTTTCGATCGATTTTGTTGAGAGAAGAATAGGTTGTTCAGAACCAGAGATGAGAAATGAAATAACAGAGAAACGAACGATATGGCCCGATCTAACTCCTTCTACTTAACACATGTGACTTCATCTAAAGGGTATAATAGTAATCAGTGTATTCAATTTCTCATCTCGGTCAATGAAAATCTGACTGACAGTATGTTAAATCGACTAAAATAACAGATTTGGATGGAAAAGGTAAAACATGCTTATATttgtaaaagtaaaaaaaaatggggTGGATTTGTCTATCGGGTGTAATAATAGGGGTACATCTATTTATAATTCATAATGTGATGATAAATTTCCCACACAATTTCTTAGACTCAATGCCTATTGCAATCTATGAGCAGAAGCCTCGTTAGTTTCTTCTGTTTGAAGGTTCTTTGAGAAATCAAACATCATGCTTTTTGAATTTATATCCGATTTAGAGCCGCATGAGCTAACGAGACAACATTCATTCGGGGAACTTGCATTTCTCCTCTCTTTTTTGAAAATGGGGATGACCTCGGGTAGACAAAAGGGAGTGGTTAATTGTATGAATAACTAACCAAATTATTTAACTAACCAAATTATTTACAGAAGTCTTTGGAAAGTATCGATTCATTTGACATCGCCGCAAATTATTCTCGTTAGTTGAgtcacaaagaagaaaaaaaaagttttatagtCGGCCAATCCTATTGCTAACTTGTGCATGGGTCACTTGGAAGAAAAAAACACCGATGCCATTAGTTAGGTCCAATCGGACACTGCATGGGCATAAATTTTGTAATGGTTACCTAGTTTTATTTATATATGGTTTTTCTAGACTGGCATGGATTCTCCTGCTTCTCCAAGTAATGATCTCTTTGGATTTTATCAAGATGTTGAGGAGCTTATACTTCCAAATTCCAATAACTGGAACACTGATCTTCTTCACCAACTTTTTGATGATAATACTTCTCAAAAGATTCAAAGTTTATTTCTAGATATCACTAAGGACGATATCATGATTTGGATGCCAACAAAAGATGGGAAGTTTTCTGTAAAAGATACCTATAAGCATCTTACAATGAGCTCTTCTGATGTTCAGGTAAATGGaagaaatatccaaaataaggtaTGGAAGTCTTTGTGGAAGACAGGCACTGCACATAGGATCAAGCTTTTGGCTTGGACATGTATTAGAGAACCGCAAAACACCAGATATAAGTTGTCCTTTCATAATGATAGTATTGACACTCGGTGTGCCATATGTGGAAGAAGTGAGGAAACTATAGAGCATTTAATATTTGCATGTGACCATGCAAGAAAAGTTTGGAGGTTAGTCAATGTGGACATAGATTAAGTTCAAAATAGGTGTAATAATGTTTTTTTATGGGTGAAAAGTTGGTTCTTAGGAAACAATCATTATCCGACGAGAAATTGCTTTACACTTTGATGATAAGTGCATGGGTCATCTGGAAAGAAAGATGTGAGACAGCATTTCAGGAGGTCTCTCTTAACCCTATTAACTCCATGCACAAAATTCATTATCACCTGAATTCTCATCTGCCGGAACCCTGTACTATTAACAGTAATTTGAATTCTATCATGATTTCTCAGTGGAAACCACCTTTGCATGATATTTTCAaacttaatgttgatgcttcTTTTTGTCATGATACTAATAAGCTTGGAGATGGCATTATGTTACGAACAAATACAGGAAGCTGCGCGCGAAGGAATCAAAGGGAGCTTCGCAAACGGAGTTCGGAGTCCGGAATTTGGTGAATGCATGGCCATATGTGAAGCTTTAATATTGGAGAAGGAAAAGCAGATGATGAAGATTCTTATAGAGGCTGAGGCAAAGCTCGTCATTCAATCAATTACATATGATGTACTTCTGATTCAATAGGAAAACAAAAGCATCCTAAAAGAAGTAAAACATTTAAACTTAGGCTTCTTGcattataatttttcttttgttgttaggAGGGATAATCAGGTAGCTGATGCAGTTGCAACGTCTTATAGAGACACAATTATAACTTTCTTTAATAATTTTCCTACAGATATTGTAGTATTGTAGTCTCCTCGCAAGAGACAATTTCAACTTACATAGTTAATCCAAgactttctttttatcaaaaaaagaaaaaagatattgctATACTGAGCTTTTTGTCATTGAAATTGTGTTTGAAATGAGAGAAGCTCAACCTAGCTGGATTGTTGACAACACGAGAAAATCATTAATTGACAGTTATGTTCGGCCTTTTGAAATTCGATGAGAGGATCGCATTGCGTTACCACTTTTGTCTTGCGACAAGTGGGACCCACTTAAATCAAGGTTGACAGTAAAACGTATATGCGTACtaaatttcaaaaaaagaaaaaaagaatattgtttggtttttattttaatttttttaattttttttattaatgataaccaaactaagctccaacaacatactattacattaattgaacag encodes:
- the LOC113351305 gene encoding probable disease resistance protein RPP1, with amino-acid sequence MLFLLFFIPNGRVIDREEIIQLWMAEGFLVPSSRQRGREVLMEDIGNEYFNELLSDSLFRSAENKADLANIQKCKLNDLVHYVARTVAGNAGCSTLRVNEVVSFSEIRRLHLVFDEDMPRRFPEVGIYKDRLRSLVALEVGDCDKIQNVFPNRNLRVLYSSGSTIQKVPALFSKLRHLRYLNLSGCSNLDVLDDQSVKNLYNLQTLVLNRCTTLSELPEGIGSMRSSRHLDISYTGIKVLPMSVTSLQNLRTLDVSNCTTFEGLPENVGALKDLRSLNLSHTGIKILPTSVTSLQNLRALNVSNCTNIGSLKDLRSLDISHTKVSRLPDSISGLERLMTLRLHSCPNLEDLPKGIEALKCI